A single region of the Nicotiana sylvestris chromosome 6, ASM39365v2, whole genome shotgun sequence genome encodes:
- the LOC104211136 gene encoding 2-phytyl-1,4-beta-naphthoquinone methyltransferase, chloroplastic isoform X1, with amino-acid sequence MASLHLAIPSLPGPTRQSTIRCSGEQRQALFNRIAPVYDNLNDLLSLGQHRIWKRMAVSWTGAKDGDNVLDVCCGSGDLTFLLSERVGSYGKAVGLDFSKEQLLTASTRQKLRSKTCYKNIKWMEGNALDLPFPDSSFDAVTIGYGLRNVIDRHKAMTEIRRVLKPGSTVSVLDFNKSINPLSTTIQELMIDNIVVPVASGYGLQDEYKYLKSSIKNFLTGNELEMLALEVGFSTAKHFEIGFGLMGNLVAIR; translated from the exons ATGGCTTCCCTTCACCTTGCTATTCCTTCACTTCCCGGACCCACACGCCAATCGACAATTCGGTGTTCCGGTGAACAACGGCAAGCACTTTTTAACCGCATTGCCCCTGTTTATGATAAC TTGAATGATCTCCTGAGCTTAGGTCAACACCGTATATGGAAAAGAATGGCCGTTTCTTGGACCGG AGCTAAAGATGGGGACAATGTACTGGATGTGTGTTGTGGAAGTGGGGATTTGACATTTCTTTTATCTGAAAGAGTTGGATCCTATGGCAAG GCGGTTGGTCTTGATTTCTCAAAGGAACAATTATTAACCGCTTCGACTCGGCAGAAATTACGTTCAAAGACATGTTACAAGAACATTAA GTGGATGGAAGGCAATGCACTTGATTTACCCTTTCCTGACTCCTCCTTTGATGCCGTTACAATTGGCTATGGATTACGAAATGTGATTGATAGACATAAAGCTATGACAGAGATACGTCGAGTCTTAAAACCAGGCTCAACAGTATCTGTTCTTGACTTCAATAAAAGCATCAACCCCTTGAGCACCACAATTCAG GAGTTGATGATTGACAATATAGTTGTTCCAGTAGCAAGTGGTTATGGCCTACAAGATGAGTACAAATACTTGAAAAGCTCTATCAAGAACTTTCTGACAG GAAACGAGTTAGAGATGTTGGCTCTTGAAGTAGgattttccactgccaaacatTTTGAGATAGGGTTCGGACTTATGGGCAATTTGGTAGCCATCCGATAG
- the LOC104211136 gene encoding 2-phytyl-1,4-beta-naphthoquinone methyltransferase, chloroplastic isoform X2 has product MAVSWTGAKDGDNVLDVCCGSGDLTFLLSERVGSYGKAVGLDFSKEQLLTASTRQKLRSKTCYKNIKWMEGNALDLPFPDSSFDAVTIGYGLRNVIDRHKAMTEIRRVLKPGSTVSVLDFNKSINPLSTTIQELMIDNIVVPVASGYGLQDEYKYLKSSIKNFLTGNELEMLALEVGFSTAKHFEIGFGLMGNLVAIR; this is encoded by the exons ATGGCCGTTTCTTGGACCGG AGCTAAAGATGGGGACAATGTACTGGATGTGTGTTGTGGAAGTGGGGATTTGACATTTCTTTTATCTGAAAGAGTTGGATCCTATGGCAAG GCGGTTGGTCTTGATTTCTCAAAGGAACAATTATTAACCGCTTCGACTCGGCAGAAATTACGTTCAAAGACATGTTACAAGAACATTAA GTGGATGGAAGGCAATGCACTTGATTTACCCTTTCCTGACTCCTCCTTTGATGCCGTTACAATTGGCTATGGATTACGAAATGTGATTGATAGACATAAAGCTATGACAGAGATACGTCGAGTCTTAAAACCAGGCTCAACAGTATCTGTTCTTGACTTCAATAAAAGCATCAACCCCTTGAGCACCACAATTCAG GAGTTGATGATTGACAATATAGTTGTTCCAGTAGCAAGTGGTTATGGCCTACAAGATGAGTACAAATACTTGAAAAGCTCTATCAAGAACTTTCTGACAG GAAACGAGTTAGAGATGTTGGCTCTTGAAGTAGgattttccactgccaaacatTTTGAGATAGGGTTCGGACTTATGGGCAATTTGGTAGCCATCCGATAG